The Alkalihalobacillus sp. TS-13 genomic interval TGAAGGGCATTGTATGGTAATGGGAACTGCAAGCACGATGGCTTCGATTGCTGAAGCGATAGGAATGAGTCTTCCTGGGTGTGCGGCTATTCCAGCACCTGATGTAAGACGAAAGCATATGGCAGAAAAAACAGGGATGCAGATAATGGAGGTGGTAAAAAAACAAATTCTTCCCCGTGACATCATGACGGAAGAAGCGATTCATAATGCTATTAAAGTTACGATGGCAAGTGGAGGATCTACCAATGCTTTAATCCATTTGGTGGCGATTGCCGGGCGATTAGGAATGAAATTGTCGATGCGAACCTTTGATGAAATTAGTTCATCCACCCCATTCTTACTAAATCTGAAGCCTTCTGGAGCGTATTTGATGGAAGAATATTTTGAGGCTGGAGGAGTCTCCGCCTTGATGAAGGAAATGGAATCTTTGTTAAACAGTAATTGCCTGACTGTGACCGGAAAATCTGTAAGAGAGAATTTACGGAACGTGGAAGTGTTGGATCGACGAGTTATTTTTCAAATGGTTCGTCCTCTAAATAGAGAAGGAGGCATCGCTGTCCTCCAGGGAAATCTTGCACCAAATGGGGCTCTTATAAAGCAATCGGCAGTTTCAGAGCATTTAAAGGAACATGTCGGAAAAGCAGTTGTATTTAACTCAGTAGATGATATGAAACACCGGATTGATGATCCAGATTTGGAAGTTGATTCAGAAAGTATTTTAATTTTAAAGAATGTAGGACCTAAAGGAGGTCCCGGAATGCCTGAAGTGGGACAAATACCAATCCCTAAAAAGTTATTGCAGCAAGGAGTCAGGGATATGGTTCGAATTTCTGATGGAAGAATCAGCGGAACTTCATACGGTACCCTTATTGTTCACTTATCACCCGAGGCAGCAGTAGGAGGTCCGTTGGCAATAGTCAAGGACGGTGATGAAATCCGGTTCAGTTTGAAGCATAAAAAGCTGGAACTATTAGTTGAGGAAAAGGAAATAGAGGATAGATTAGCCCAATGGAGTGAACCAAAACCACATTATGACCGGGGCTACGGACTACTATTTCAGAAAACTGTCCTCCAGGCAGATAAAGGATGCGATTTTGATTTCTTACTTCCACCAGAACTAAGAGATTCAACGGATTAGGAAGGTGCTGATGAAACGTGATTTTTGACAGTCATACCCATCTCTTCGGACCTGGGCAAGTAGGCGGACCAACCCTTAGGGCGTTGAAAAGAGCTTGGGGTCCTGATTTCGAAATGGTCGCCGATTACGAGGATCATCAAAAGAATATTGAAGAATTTTCTGGATCGATTGTATTAGCCTTCGATGCACCAGCGACAGGGATCGTTGTCCCTAATGACTATGTTGCGGATTATTGCAGCCAGGATTCTTATCGTCTGTTTGGATTTGCCAGTATCGATCCGAATAAGGAAAATGCTGCGAGATTATTGGAAGAATCAATTAGAGAACTTGGACTCAGGGGACTGAAGCTCGGGCCGATTTATCAGAACTTTTATCCAGATGATAGAAAACACTATGAATTATATAAAAAAGCCTCAGAATTGAACGTTCCAATCTTGTGGCATCAGGGAACTTCATTTGTTCCTGAAGGGTACCTGGATGCATCACGACCTGCCGCTTTAGATCCTATTGCAAGAGAATTCCCGAATTTAAAGATGATTATTGCACATATGGGACATCCATGGGTCGATGAATGTATATCTGTGGTTAGAAAAAATCCTTATGTGTACATGGATTTATCAGCTCTATTCCCAAGACCATGGCAATTTTATAATGCGATGGTTTCGGCTCTCGAATATGGAGTTACCGATAAAATCCTATTTGGTTCAGATTATCCATTTTTTACAACGAAACAAACAATTGAAGGGCTTCAAAATGTAAATAGTTTAGTAGAAGGAACCAACATGCCAAAAATTCCAGATGAGATTATCCATTCTATTATTCACAGGAATACGCCCGAAATCCTTAACTTAGTATGATCAAGGAGAGAGAGATGTTTTTAGTTCATGAACATGTACTCGGAGATATAATATCGGATTTAGGGGAAGGACCATCGTGGGATGATAAGGAGAGTGTACTTTACTGGGTTGATATTACCGGTAAACAAATCCATAGATGGTTATCTTTTAATAATAAGGTACAAAGTTTAACAACCACTCAATTTGTAAGTACCGTTGTACCTACAAATGATGGTAGATTATTATGCACTTTGCAAAATGGCTTTTACCTTTTGAAATGGGAAGAGCAGTCCTGGGAGCATATAGGTAATCCAGAATCCCGTATCGGAGGTAATTGCTTCAACGATGGGAAGTGTGATCCGCAGGGAAGATTTTGGGGAGGTTCAATGGATTTAAATGGTTTCCCTCGAAAAGGTGCCTTATATACAGTTGATAGGGATAAAAAGATCAGAACCGTCTTGGAAGGTGTAAGTTGTTCAAACGGTATAACTTGGAGTCCAGATGAAAAATACATGTATTTCATTGATACACCAACAAGGAAAGTAGTAGCATATGATTTTTCAATTACAAAGGGTACGATTTCTAATCCTAGAGATATAATTTATATTCCAGAAACACAGGGTTTCCCGGATGGTATGACTTCTGATGAAGAAGGTATGATTTGGATAGCTCATTGGGGAGGCTATCGGGTCTCACGCTGGAACCCTTACAACGGAATATGCTTGGAAGTAATTCATCTACCAGTTGAAAAAGTAACGTCCTGTGAATTTGGTGGAAACAATAATGATGAATTATTTATCACAACTGCAAGAGAAGGGCTTACTTCCGTTCAACATGAGAAACAACCTTTAGCAGGTCGTTTATTCCGTGTAAAGGTTGGAATTAAAGGTTGTAAAACTTATCGATTTGAAAATAAAAAGATATAAAGAAAGGAGCAAAGGATGAGATTAAAAGATAAAACTGTATTAATAACGGGTTCAGGTTCAGGTATTGGAAAAAGCACTGCCCTCTTATTCGCAAATGAAGGTGCAAACGTAGTAATCAATGATATCGATGAAGATAAAGGGCAAGAAACAGTAAATGAAATAAAGACGTTAAATGGGAATGCCATTTTTTTGAACGGGGATGTTACACAGCCTGATAGTGTAAGTAATATGGTAGATATAATCCTTAGAAAATTCGGTTATATAGATGTATTGTTTAATAACGCAGGTATAAGTGGGATCGGAAAGCTCCATGAAATTGAGCTGGAAGATTGGGAAAAAATATTGAAAGTAAACATCACCGGTGTATTTCTCCCCTCTAAATACGTATTACCATCAATGATGAAACGAAAAAGAGGTTCAATCATCAATATGTCATCTTGTATCGCAGAAATCGGGTTGGCTAGTAGGGCTTCTTATTCGGCAACTAAAGGTGCAGTTTTAGCCTTAACCAAATCTATGCAAGTCGATTATGCTCCTTTTAATATTCGGATAAATGCACTTTTACCCGGAACCATCATGACACCATTTGTAAAAAATTATTTACAAACATCATACAAAAACCCGGATGAAGCAATTGAAAAAATAAAGACAAGACAATTAAGTAAAGAATTGGGATCACCAGAAGATGTTGCGAATGCTGCATTATTCTTGGCTTCAGATGAATCGAAATTCATGATGGGAGCTCCACTGTATATCGATGGAGGAGCCACTTTCGGAAAAGACGCATAATAATGAGCATTCTAAAGGAGTAATCGTAATGAAACTATTGACAATTAAAAGGAACGGTACAAATAGATTAGGAGTCAAAACTGACAAGGGGATCATTGATATAGGACGCCAAGTTGAAAACTTCCAAAACCTGTCACTACCAACTGAAATCATGGAAGTCGTCCATGGCGGAGAGGAGGTTGTTGGATTGCTTGAAACTTATGTTAAAGAGTCTGATGAATCAAAAATGGCTTTTCTTTCTGAGAATGATGACTTCGAGTGGGGGCCATGCATTACAAATCCCGAGAAAATTATATGTGTCGGTCTGAACTACTGCCAGCATGCTGATGAAACAGGTGCAAGCTATCCGGAGTCTCCTATTCTTTTCAGTAAGTTTAATAACACACTTACAGGACATAACAGTCACATTTCCATTCCTAAATCAACGGAACAACTAGATTATGAGGTTGAGCTTGGGATAGTGATCGGGCGGAGAGCGAAAGATGTACCGGAAGAAGATGCATTGAATTATGTGTTCGGTTATTGTACTGCCAATGATTTATCGGCCAGGGATCTGCAATTTAAGACAAACCAATGGCTGCTTGGAAAAACGTGCGACGACTTCAGCCCAATCGGGCCTTATCTAGTCACAAAAGACGAAGTGAAGGATCCCAATAACCTTGCTTTGAGGACCATAGTGAATGGTATAGAGCGACAGAACTCAAACACATCGGACATGATTTTTAATTGTAAAGAGTTGATCAGTTATATTTCTCATCATATGACTTTAGAACCCGGAGACCTTATTTTGACAGGGACTCCAGAGGGGGTTATTTTAGGAGAGCCAGAGGATAAAAGAAATTATTTGAAGCCAGATGACGAAGTAACAGTCGAGATTGAAAAATTAGGTGCTTTGACCAACAGGTTTATATATTAGTCTTTCATTTTTTTCACTAACTTTACTTGTATGAAATTCAGCGGATCAGACAGGTGATTTCAGAGGTGGAAGGGGGGAACCATACATCATCCGTTCTCCAGAAGACGCTGCAAAGGTCGCTGGTGGATTTATCGGGGAAGATGACCGCGAAGTATTCTTTGTCACGTGTCTTAATAGGAAAAACAGAGTTATTGGCGTTCATCGTTGTCATGTAGGATTAATCAATGCCAACATTGTTCATCCCAGGGAAGTATTCAAAAATGCAATCCTGAATAACAGTGCAGCTATCATCCTTTGTCACCAGCATCCCTCTCACGATACAAATCCATCCTGAGAAGATATCGAGGTGACAAAACAGGTTGTCGAGACTGGACAAATGATGGGAATTGAGGTTCTGGACCATCTGATTGTCAATGCAGAAGCTGGGTTTACCAGTTTAAAAGAAAAAGGTTATGTTTAAAAATCTGAGGAGGGAGATGCTTATCCTTCCTTTTATTTTTTTGTATAAGTTCTTTCTATAGGGCATCGAACCCTATAGGAAGAAGAAAGTTTAGCGTTTACACTCCTACTGGAATAGAGTTGAAGGAACTTATAGAATGCGGTCTCGATTATATTAATAGTCAAAATACCTAATTATCCAATAAAACTTGGTGAGGATGTCACATTATGCCTTATGAAAAAGTGCTGGATCAGGTAGAAGCGAAAGCCATCTATGTAAGGCTAAAAGAAAAATGGGGAATAGAAGGTCGGTACTGGTATCCGATTACCCCATAAAGATAAAAGAATGTTATGGTAGTCGATGCTATCATTTTTGATGCTATTTTAAAAAGTATGGGAAATCACGGAATTAATAGAAAATGAACACCTGGATTATCCAAATAAAGAAACAAGCCTCTTTTTAATGGAGCCATATTACTGGGGGTGTGAGGTGTTTTGGTGTTCAGAGGGGATGGATTGGATCATATATGCTTCACATGAAAATACGATTACGTTCGGCGGAATTTGGTTTATAAAAGAAATAAGAAAAGAATTCAGGGAATTTGATTGCTATATGATAAATTGATTGAATGCCCGTTTTGAAACATTTGGAAGTCGTTATTGGCTTTTTTTTTATTTTCTGAGGATATAAAAAATCAAGAAGGATATATGATGGGCTAATGAGGAATACTGAAATGAAAAAGGAAAAATATGGGTTATGATTGGACTTATTACAGCCATTATTGTATTCAATATCTTCGCGTTCAAAACAAATAAGAGGTTGTCATACATACAAATTGCCCACATCTGGGTATTTACCATTGCTTTTCAGATGTCCGTCGATCTATATATTGATATAAAATATCACGGTTATTGGTATTTTCAAAAAGGGGTTGATTGGGCGGCATTACCAGCTCATACCGTCCTCATTCCGCCAGTGAATATGATGTTCATCAATTGGTATCCCTTTGGTCGTTCGAAATGGAGACAAATCCGCTATT includes:
- a CDS encoding IlvD/Edd family dehydratase, whose translation is MPKLKSEKYFNDPDFWGFIHRSFTKSMGYTDQDLKKPLIGICNTFSELNKCHSHFNELVEYVKRGVWQAGGLPMVFPTISLGEPYIKPTSMLLRNLMAMDTEEMMKAHPIDGVVLLGGCDKTIPAQLMAAASVNIPAIILSGGPMLNGKYKGEDIGACTDCYRFNLEHKAGNISNEEISEIENSMCRSEGHCMVMGTASTMASIAEAIGMSLPGCAAIPAPDVRRKHMAEKTGMQIMEVVKKQILPRDIMTEEAIHNAIKVTMASGGSTNALIHLVAIAGRLGMKLSMRTFDEISSSTPFLLNLKPSGAYLMEEYFEAGGVSALMKEMESLLNSNCLTVTGKSVRENLRNVEVLDRRVIFQMVRPLNREGGIAVLQGNLAPNGALIKQSAVSEHLKEHVGKAVVFNSVDDMKHRIDDPDLEVDSESILILKNVGPKGGPGMPEVGQIPIPKKLLQQGVRDMVRISDGRISGTSYGTLIVHLSPEAAVGGPLAIVKDGDEIRFSLKHKKLELLVEEKEIEDRLAQWSEPKPHYDRGYGLLFQKTVLQADKGCDFDFLLPPELRDSTD
- a CDS encoding fumarylacetoacetate hydrolase family protein, translating into MKLLTIKRNGTNRLGVKTDKGIIDIGRQVENFQNLSLPTEIMEVVHGGEEVVGLLETYVKESDESKMAFLSENDDFEWGPCITNPEKIICVGLNYCQHADETGASYPESPILFSKFNNTLTGHNSHISIPKSTEQLDYEVELGIVIGRRAKDVPEEDALNYVFGYCTANDLSARDLQFKTNQWLLGKTCDDFSPIGPYLVTKDEVKDPNNLALRTIVNGIERQNSNTSDMIFNCKELISYISHHMTLEPGDLILTGTPEGVILGEPEDKRNYLKPDDEVTVEIEKLGALTNRFIY
- a CDS encoding SMP-30/gluconolactonase/LRE family protein, which produces MFLVHEHVLGDIISDLGEGPSWDDKESVLYWVDITGKQIHRWLSFNNKVQSLTTTQFVSTVVPTNDGRLLCTLQNGFYLLKWEEQSWEHIGNPESRIGGNCFNDGKCDPQGRFWGGSMDLNGFPRKGALYTVDRDKKIRTVLEGVSCSNGITWSPDEKYMYFIDTPTRKVVAYDFSITKGTISNPRDIIYIPETQGFPDGMTSDEEGMIWIAHWGGYRVSRWNPYNGICLEVIHLPVEKVTSCEFGGNNNDELFITTAREGLTSVQHEKQPLAGRLFRVKVGIKGCKTYRFENKKI
- a CDS encoding SDR family NAD(P)-dependent oxidoreductase, which translates into the protein MRLKDKTVLITGSGSGIGKSTALLFANEGANVVINDIDEDKGQETVNEIKTLNGNAIFLNGDVTQPDSVSNMVDIILRKFGYIDVLFNNAGISGIGKLHEIELEDWEKILKVNITGVFLPSKYVLPSMMKRKRGSIINMSSCIAEIGLASRASYSATKGAVLALTKSMQVDYAPFNIRINALLPGTIMTPFVKNYLQTSYKNPDEAIEKIKTRQLSKELGSPEDVANAALFLASDESKFMMGAPLYIDGGATFGKDA
- a CDS encoding amidohydrolase family protein — protein: MIFDSHTHLFGPGQVGGPTLRALKRAWGPDFEMVADYEDHQKNIEEFSGSIVLAFDAPATGIVVPNDYVADYCSQDSYRLFGFASIDPNKENAARLLEESIRELGLRGLKLGPIYQNFYPDDRKHYELYKKASELNVPILWHQGTSFVPEGYLDASRPAALDPIAREFPNLKMIIAHMGHPWVDECISVVRKNPYVYMDLSALFPRPWQFYNAMVSALEYGVTDKILFGSDYPFFTTKQTIEGLQNVNSLVEGTNMPKIPDEIIHSIIHRNTPEILNLV